The sequence TGCGCACTTCTTCATGACAACGTTCCTGATAAGCACAATAGTGGCGCAATTTATTTAAAGCAGCATCATTCATTTCGGGTATAAAAATAAAAAACCGGCAATTGTTCTTTGCCGGTTTTAAAAAATATAATTAGCGATTAAGCAATTTGGTCAATTGGTTGTTCAGCTTCATCTAACTCTTCAGGTGCACCATTAAATGGTGGGTATTTTTCGAGTAACCAACCGTAGTATAAACTTACGCGTGTAGCCCAACGAAATGTTCCCACATTAAACTTATGCCAGTTTTCAGGATATTTTCCCGTGAATAAAACAGCAAACCAGGCAAATATTACGAGGAACAATGTACCAATACCACGAACGTATAAACAAATACCATGCGGTATTATAATGTAAAACATGCCGAAAAATGACCGCAACAATAATTGTCCTCTGCCTATATGTACTAAATCGAAATGTATTGAAGTTTTATCATCGGCACCATTAGGGCCAAAACTTGGGTAACCATCGCTCAGATTGTATAACCTGGCCATAAGACGCAACGACCATTTATTGTAGCCTAATACGGCTGTGTAATAAAATTCCGGGGTTTTACCGGTAAATAGGATAATCCACCAGGCAACAAATGTTGCTATGAGCACCCAGATGGAGTAAAACCATAATCCGATCATGTGTGGAATTACGATGTAAATGATACCTAAAAAGCTTCGGAGCAGCAGTTCCCCTCTGGAATACGACTCCTGATGCGTAATGTTAAATTTGAGCATGATAAAGGTTTTGGGTTAAGAAATGTAATCAAATATACCCAAAATCCTTAAAATGTATAATCCGGTTAATAACTGCGGTAAATTACTATGTAAGTGCTTACTCTGCCTCGGTTTCGTAGCAGCCAATATCAGGAAGTGTTGCAGCAAAAGGCCTTACATTGCCCAGAATATCGATTAATACCGGGTCAGAAGGAATTGTGATACCTGAGTTTAAAGCAGGTGAACCGGTAGTGGGACAATAGTTTCGTTCAGAAATATTGGCAAAAATCGGGTCCTGATTAAAAAAGCAGCCGGTATCGTTCAGGAGATCCTGATTTATTGCAGAACGTAGCACACAATGGTCGAAATTAAAATTGAACAAGGTAACCTCGGCAAGTGTATCTAAAACCACTTCATTACCTTCAGCAATAGAACCGTAAACAATACAGTTCGTAAAATCTGCTGCCGTAATTCCGTTTTGGAGATTAGTGCCATCAGGAAAGGGATAATAATCCAGCAAAACTAACGCAGGTGCCTGGTGATTGAGGTATTTAGAACTGTAACCGGCTAATGTGCAGTGGCGGAAGTTGTAATCTCCCCCCAAAGAAAGAAAAGTATTTGACTGGCCAACATTGTAAATTAATACGTTGGTTGCCTTGATACGACTATTGAGGGATTCAATACCGTAATTCTGGATGTCGAATATTTTGGTGTTTTCGAGTGTAAGTGTTGGCTGGTTAATAAAAAACGCATCAAAACCTTCTGCTGTGGAATAACCCAGAGAAATACCCGTATTTGCATTTTTAATTTCAGCATAACGAATCACATTATTGAGGCTGCCACGGAGCAGGTAAATACCTTCCCACTGACCGGGAACCTCTTTATAAAAATCTTCTAAACGATCGCCCTGAAATGTAACGAGACTATCTTTTGTGCCCAATACATTTAATGTTCCAAGCACATAAAATGAACTACCGCCGTGTAAATAAATATCGGTGCCTTCGGTAATGGTGAGCGAACAAAGAGAATCGACCAAAACGGAGCCGATAATTACATGCGGTAAATCATCGTTCCAGGTGGTATCGCATAAAATCTGGCCATAATGGAAATGTGCGTTTTGTCCGTATGCAATTAATTTAACTTCCTGGAAATTTCCATTTGTGGTAAAGGAAATAGAATCTTCAATTACATAAGGTAAGGCATCGTTATTCGGGTCAACGGTAACTTCAATAAACACATATAAACTATCGTAAGGTGGAATTTCGATATCGGTGAAAACAGTGCCTGATTCGCCATCAACATTCATACGAAACTGAGAAGCTTCTCCACCTGCGAGTTGAATATTACTGATGAGTAGGTTATCATTATAGTTGTTATATAATTTTAAGGGCAGGGTGACAGAACCAACTGTAGTAAAAACGGTATCAAAATGCACAGTATCTTCACTAAAACCCAATTCGGCATCTGGGGAGGTAAAAATATTGTCTTTGCGGCAACTTTGAGCAAAAAAGAAAACAGCCAGGAGCAGGAAACTATAAGCAATAGTTTTTTTACGGATGGAATTCATTGGAACTTTCAACACTTTAGCGCATTAACGATATCAAACATCACATTAGTGTGCCAAAATTAGCAAAACTTTTACTGGTGACCGGCTTATGATATGGGTAAGTGCAGGTTGGATAAATTATTTTTGCAAAAAAGATAACCATACTATGAAACAATTAAAATTAGCCGTTTACACGCTCGCACTTGCAGGCATACTAGCTGCAGGCTGTAAGGGCGGGAAAAAGGAAAAAGAAGCAATAACAGATTTGCCGGAAATGGAAGCGCCGGTAGTAGCAGGATTACATGTGGACACTGTGCAATTTGCATCAACCGACGGGTTGGAGATGAATGCCGTTGTGTATACCATCGACAGCTCGAAACCGGTTATTGTATTATGTCACCAGGCGCGCATGAGCAATTATGAATACGCCGAAATAGCACCAAAACTGGCTGCAATGGGTTACAATTGTGTAGCACTTGACCAGAGAGCAGGTGGCGCAATGGAATCGCATGAAAATATGACCAATAAAAATGCGCTGGCAAAAAATTTAAGCACGAAATACACCGATGCATTGCCTGATATTGAAGCAGGTGTAAATTATGCGGCTGCGCGATTTAATCAGCCGGTTACCCTTTGGGGCAGCAGTTATTCAGCGAGTTTAACTTTGAAAGTTGCAATGGATAATGCTAATGTAAAACAGGTTGTAACTTTTAGTCCGATTTTAAAATTTGACGATGGCTCAACTGCTGAAGACTATTTTAAAAACTACAAAACGAAGCCGATTTTTATGACTTCAACTGAAAAAGAAGCAGGCCCGTTAACGAAAGCTATGGCGCATTTGGGTGATGATGTATTGTATCAGTATTACCCTGATATGAAAGGCACACATGGCTCAAAAGCATTGTGGAGCAGTGATGAGGCGAGTGAAGATTATTGGGCAGAGATTACTAAATGGTTGGCCGCACATTAAAACCGATTCTTACAGACATGCAGTTCCGGCTTTATACTTTTGATAAATATAAAGCCGGAATTTTTTATTTACGGATTATGAACATCTTGCCCCCAAAAAGCTTTACAATATTGACTTATAGCGGATTATGTTAATATAATAGCGTAGAAATCAGCAGCAATTCCAGTTAAAATTAAAATATCTTCGCACCTGCTTTCGTCAATTATTCAAGTATGGACGAGAGTTTACATTTAGGCACTTTCATGACTCAACAACAAAACGAGATTATTGAGCAGGCGGTAAAAAATGAACGCAAAAAGCTATTGAAGTTCATTAAAACCCGTGTGGGCAATGAGGAAGATGCCAGCGACATTCTGCAGGATGTATTTTATCAACTGGCATCAAACCATGGAATGGTAGAAACCATTGAAAACATGGCATCGTGGTTGTACAGGGTAACACGTAATAAAATTATTGATTGGTACCGCAAAAGGAAAACCGAGTCGATAGATACCATGACAGCTTTTGATGATGAAGATGAGGATGGTTATTTTTCGAATCTTGCGGCGCTTTCATCGGCCAATTCGGACAATCCGGATGAGGTGTATGAGCGACAATTGGTTTGGGATACCATGTATGAAGCGCTAAATGAATTACCGGAAGAGCAACGTGAGGTTTTTGTTTTGCATGAGCTCGAAAACAAAAGTTTTAATGAAATTGCTGAACAAACCGGTGTTTCGGTGAATACATTACTATCGCGGAAACGTTACGCAGTATTGTATTTGCGGGAAAAACTCAAGGATTTATACGACGAATTAATTAACAAATAAATTATTTTAATATGCAACGAAAAAATTGGATCAAATATGGCATCGGGTTTTTATTTGCCGGTGCAGCAATGATCACTTTAATGGGATTTGCCACCATGTGGTTATGGAACTGGCTGATACCTGAGTTGTTTAACGGCAGCACTGTTACATTTTGGCAAGCTATAGGATTAATTGCTTTAGGTAAATTATTAACCGGATTTATGGGAATGGGCCGTCATGGATGGAGCAAACATAAACACGGCGGCTGGAATCACGAAAAAGCCAAATACTGGAAGCAACGTATGGACGAAAAAATGTCGAGTATGTCGGAAGAAGAACGCGAAAAATTTAAACGCTATTATTACGACCGTTGTGGCTGGAAAACAAAAGCTAATGAAGCTGAAAACAAATCGGCAGAAGCACAACAATAAAAAAAACCAAAACTTTACAGAACCGCTATTCAGTATATCTGCATAGCGGTTTTGTTTTTTTGGGGAGATGGTCGTTCACGGTTTTCCGTTAATTTATTGTGAAAATTTTTTGCATTTAAGGAAAACGCCTACATTAGTGCCTTAAACTTTAAAACCACTAATTATGAGTACTCCACAACAAATTCTGGACCATGTAAAACAGTTTATTCAGAGTGTAGGTGTTGACCCTGCCACTTGCTGGAATGAACAAAATAAAGCCTATTACGTGTATAAAGGCTCAGCAAAACTTGAAATATTTGTTTCCAGCCATCCACAAAACGATGGTACCACAAGAAATTATTTACGCATTTTCAGCGGATTAATGAAAGTTCCTGCAACGGATAAAGAACGTTTTTATCGTCGTTGTATGGAAATAAGCGATCAGAGTTTAGGTGTTAAATTAACCGTAGTGCCAAATGCAACACCTGAAAATGACTGGGTTTATGCTACTTATGAACGCGATATTAATGGCATGGATTACAATGAAACCATTACCTGTGTAAATGATATGGGTTTATGGGCCGATTGGTTAGATGATCAGTTAAAAACTGAATTTGGCGGTGCAGGTCCTGCTGGTCCGGCGCAATAAGAAATTAAATTATTCGTTAAAAAATCTCTGCAAGTTTTGCGGAGATTTTTTATTTTTGGGTACCCAATTATTCAAAATGAAACACATTTTTATCGGATTACTTTTATGGTATGCCAACAATTTATGCGCGCAAATAAATGCCGGCGCACTTGACTTCACCTTTTCAAATGATGGATACGACACACAGAATTTTAGTGCTAACGAAGAGATAACCGGTTTAATTCAATTAAGTAACAGCAAAATTTTGGCCACAGGTTTTACATATTTAAATGATACCATGCGCGGGTTCATTGCAAGATACAATTCAGATGGTACATTAGATGCAACATTTGGAGATAGCGGTTTTCAGATAATGGATTTCGGTGATTTCACATTATCACCAAAAGATATAACCATTACAACATCAGATAAAATTGTTATTACTGGCTATGTTTTAGAATCAGGGATTAATGACGGTTTTATTGCCCGATTTTTACCTGACGGACAACCTGATAATTCATTTAATGAGGATGGTTTATTGCGCGTGGATGTAGCTTCAGTTTATGAATTATTAAATGATATTGAAATTCAGCCGGATGGAAAATTAATTGCAGTAGGTATCGCAGATATTGAGATAAATACTTATACTGTTGTAATTCGTGTTACTGAAGATGGTTTGCTTGATACTACTTTTGCCAACGACGGAATATATATTTCTACGATAGCTGATACTTATGGAAATTCGTTAGACCTGCTAGCTGACGGGAAAATAATTGTAGGTGGAAGATTGTATAGTGGTCTGGATAATAAGTCGATGTGTTTTCGTTTAACTGCCGATGGGATTTTAGACCTAACATTTAATGATGATGGATATTTTATCGTTTATTTTGGAGACGAGGATGAATCCTGTGTAAAAGTTATTGGATTGGCTTCCAATAAAATTATTTTATGTATTTATACCGTGTATGAAGGTGCTTATCACACAAAGTTATTATCTGTTACTGATGAAGGCTTGATAGACAACAGTTTTGGTTACTATGGTACAGCGTCAATTGATAGTATTAAATGTGTAGACGTAGCAGTTGACCTTAATGGAGATTACATTATTGCAGGTAACTATAGCCATTTTTCTACTGATAATTTTAGAATTGCCAAAATATCAACGGCGGGAATTATTGATTCAACATTTGGAAATGATGGATTAATTTCAACTCATTTTGAAGCATCTAGTTGGGTTAATCGAATAGCAATTCAAAATGATGGGAAATTTTTATTAGGCGGTTTAATTGGTGATTTTGCAAGTGATATTGCAATATCCAGACATTTATCTGAGGATGCAGTGGGTATAAGTGATGCTCAAAATAATGCAATTATATCGATATTCCCGAATCCGGTTTTCGATTATTGCATATTTACTGCACCAATATTATTTGATAAAATATATTTATTTGACCTTGCCGGTAAACTAATAGCAACCTTACCGTTTACCATTGCACAAGATGGACTTTCATTTTTATATTACTTATCTATACCTGAAATAATTTCACCGAATATGTATATACTTTCTGCAACAAACGATAAGGCTATCCATTCTACAGTGTTGTTTAAAGAATGATGCTTTAATTTTTTTCTAAGTCCATTTTTTATTTAATACCTTTTTTTTGTCCAAAAGAATTGTAAATGCATAACCATGTGACTGCATTATTGCATAATTTTATATAAAAAAATATGGCATATATCGAATTAGGCAATAACCTGCAGGGTATCAGAGGATTATTAAAATATAATCCCGTAACTGCCTATCCCCTCTTGCTTTTAGCTGAAACTTTATTACAAGGGAATTCAACCTTGAGCAAAGGTGAACGTGAATTAATTGCAACCTATACTTCGTATAAAAATGATTGTCAGTTTTGCCAGTTATCACATGGAGGCGCTGCTGCAACACATTTGGGTATAAATTTAGATGCAATAACAGCAATAAAATCGAATCCGGAGGATTGTGAATTAATTACACCTAAAATGAAAACTTTATTAAATATTGCTGCGCTGGTGCAACAAGGTGGCAAATTTGTGACAGAAGAAGCAATTCAAACTGCAAAACATGCAGGTGCTACTGATGCGGAAATTCATGATACGGTTTTAATTGCTGCTGCGTTTTGTTTATTTAACCGTTATGTTGACGGACTGGGAACAAATTCAGAAAGTAATCCTGAATCGTATCTGGAAGCATCGGCACGAATGGCAAATGAAGGTTATTTACGCAAAGAAAATTTAGCCATGATGGGCATTAATCAGGATAAATCAAATTCTTTGTAATTAATCTGCACCATCTGCCTGAGCGGCGCTGACTGCGTAATTACCTATATTTTCTCCAACCGTTAAACCTGTTTCACAATCGAAACGAAAGTGAATTCGTGCATATATACGCGAGTCGG comes from Bacteroidota bacterium and encodes:
- a CDS encoding DUF4389 domain-containing protein; amino-acid sequence: MLKFNITHQESYSRGELLLRSFLGIIYIVIPHMIGLWFYSIWVLIATFVAWWIILFTGKTPEFYYTAVLGYNKWSLRLMARLYNLSDGYPSFGPNGADDKTSIHFDLVHIGRGQLLLRSFFGMFYIIIPHGICLYVRGIGTLFLVIFAWFAVLFTGKYPENWHKFNVGTFRWATRVSLYYGWLLEKYPPFNGAPEELDEAEQPIDQIA
- a CDS encoding alpha/beta hydrolase, with the protein product MKQLKLAVYTLALAGILAAGCKGGKKEKEAITDLPEMEAPVVAGLHVDTVQFASTDGLEMNAVVYTIDSSKPVIVLCHQARMSNYEYAEIAPKLAAMGYNCVALDQRAGGAMESHENMTNKNALAKNLSTKYTDALPDIEAGVNYAAARFNQPVTLWGSSYSASLTLKVAMDNANVKQVVTFSPILKFDDGSTAEDYFKNYKTKPIFMTSTEKEAGPLTKAMAHLGDDVLYQYYPDMKGTHGSKALWSSDEASEDYWAEITKWLAAH
- a CDS encoding RNA polymerase sigma factor, with the protein product MTQQQNEIIEQAVKNERKKLLKFIKTRVGNEEDASDILQDVFYQLASNHGMVETIENMASWLYRVTRNKIIDWYRKRKTESIDTMTAFDDEDEDGYFSNLAALSSANSDNPDEVYERQLVWDTMYEALNELPEEQREVFVLHELENKSFNEIAEQTGVSVNTLLSRKRYAVLYLREKLKDLYDELINK
- a CDS encoding YbjN domain-containing protein; this translates as MSTPQQILDHVKQFIQSVGVDPATCWNEQNKAYYVYKGSAKLEIFVSSHPQNDGTTRNYLRIFSGLMKVPATDKERFYRRCMEISDQSLGVKLTVVPNATPENDWVYATYERDINGMDYNETITCVNDMGLWADWLDDQLKTEFGGAGPAGPAQ
- a CDS encoding carboxymuconolactone decarboxylase family protein, with protein sequence MAYIELGNNLQGIRGLLKYNPVTAYPLLLLAETLLQGNSTLSKGERELIATYTSYKNDCQFCQLSHGGAAATHLGINLDAITAIKSNPEDCELITPKMKTLLNIAALVQQGGKFVTEEAIQTAKHAGATDAEIHDTVLIAAAFCLFNRYVDGLGTNSESNPESYLEASARMANEGYLRKENLAMMGINQDKSNSL